One region of Halomicrobium sp. LC1Hm genomic DNA includes:
- a CDS encoding cupin domain-containing protein — protein MTATSIDAERRYDDAQFSAQTIHETERQKVVLGYFEPGQFIPVHAPDSDVAITVVSGSGVIRDGETDHAVEPGSVVVVPAGTERGVKADDGERLAATLVTAPPPTDAEHEPVRRGLQTGQFDPD, from the coding sequence GTGACCGCAACGTCGATCGACGCCGAACGACGCTACGACGACGCACAGTTCTCCGCACAGACGATCCACGAGACCGAGCGCCAGAAGGTCGTCCTGGGATACTTCGAACCGGGACAGTTCATCCCCGTCCACGCGCCCGACAGCGACGTGGCGATCACGGTCGTCTCGGGTTCGGGCGTGATCCGCGACGGCGAGACCGACCACGCGGTCGAGCCCGGGAGCGTCGTCGTCGTGCCCGCAGGAACGGAACGCGGGGTGAAAGCCGACGACGGCGAACGACTGGCGGCGACGCTCGTCACCGCACCACCGCCGACCGACGCCGAACACGAGCCGGTGCGTCGGGGCCTCCAGACGGGACAGTTCGATCCGGACTGA
- a CDS encoding DUF2249 domain-containing protein, translating to MPAETLDLREVPPPQRHPMIHEAFQTLDSGEALEIVNDHEPKPLFYEFQAEVEAFDAEGYSCEERDDGNYVARLPKA from the coding sequence ATGCCAGCCGAAACACTCGATCTGCGCGAGGTACCGCCGCCACAGCGCCACCCCATGATCCACGAGGCGTTCCAGACCCTCGACAGCGGCGAGGCCCTGGAGATCGTCAACGACCACGAGCCAAAGCCGCTGTTCTACGAGTTCCAGGCCGAGGTCGAGGCCTTCGACGCGGAGGGGTACTCCTGTGAGGAACGGGACGACGGCAACTACGTCGCACGGCTCCCGAAAGCATGA
- a CDS encoding cupin domain-containing protein produces the protein MSDTELVSLDDLDDDGRATLFEHEPHTVRLSLAADEGVPAHQHPDRQIVFHQLSGELDLHLGDEVVSLTAGDVVRFDGDQDISPQARTDSEALLVLAPAA, from the coding sequence ATGAGCGACACCGAACTGGTCTCGCTGGACGACCTCGACGACGACGGCCGGGCGACGCTGTTCGAGCACGAACCCCACACGGTCCGGCTCAGCCTCGCGGCCGACGAGGGCGTCCCGGCCCACCAGCATCCAGACCGCCAGATCGTCTTTCACCAGCTCTCGGGGGAGCTGGACCTCCACCTCGGCGACGAGGTGGTGTCGCTGACGGCCGGCGACGTGGTCCGGTTCGACGGCGATCAGGACATCTCCCCCCAGGCCCGGACCGACAGCGAGGCGCTGCTGGTCCTCGCGCCCGCGGCCTGA
- a CDS encoding DUF2249 domain-containing protein produces MDATEALQTTDAPDDAPTRELDVRSLGPPKPLQNTLETLAEIDDDEVVVQFNDRAPEFLYPKLDDRGFAYDTVEGEDMTVTTIWKA; encoded by the coding sequence ATGGACGCGACCGAGGCCCTGCAGACGACCGACGCACCCGACGACGCACCGACCCGCGAACTCGACGTGCGTTCGCTGGGCCCGCCGAAGCCACTGCAAAACACCCTCGAAACCCTGGCGGAGATCGACGACGACGAGGTCGTCGTGCAGTTCAACGATCGCGCGCCGGAGTTCCTGTACCCGAAACTCGACGACCGCGGCTTCGCCTACGACACCGTCGAGGGTGAGGACATGACCGTGACGACGATCTGGAAGGCATGA
- a CDS encoding helix-turn-helix domain-containing protein: MVRDPFEDELSPALEDVLDALDDEDCRAIVSVLEEPMTASEIAEESGVPLSTTYRKLELLTEASLLHEGVEVRPDGQHASRYAISFEDVVISLDDDRTFEVEISHRPRTPDERLENLWSEVRKET, translated from the coding sequence ATGGTCCGGGACCCGTTCGAAGACGAGTTGTCGCCAGCGCTAGAGGACGTGCTCGACGCGCTGGACGACGAAGATTGTCGGGCGATCGTCAGCGTCCTGGAAGAGCCGATGACAGCCAGCGAAATCGCGGAGGAGAGCGGCGTGCCGCTGTCGACGACCTACCGAAAGCTCGAACTGCTGACGGAGGCGTCGCTGCTTCACGAGGGCGTCGAGGTGCGTCCCGACGGACAACACGCCAGCCGCTACGCGATCAGCTTCGAAGACGTCGTCATCTCGCTGGACGACGACCGGACGTTCGAGGTCGAGATCTCTCACCGGCCTCGGACGCCGGACGAACGCCTCGAAAACCTCTGGTCGGAGGTCAGAAAAGAAACATGA
- a CDS encoding nitric-oxide reductase large subunit encodes MQVQRATIAKIIAVVFVFNLIVMGGGAWLAYQSAPPIPDEVVGPDGDTIVTGQEIRDGKKAFQRDGLMNHGSILGNGAYYGQDYTADTLDLKVQHMRDYYAQERHGSAYDALESDEQAAVADVVERDLDGEYGGGPIEYSAAEAYAHEQVRQEYVERYHEGDHERGVPVDMIDSEEEARQFADFALWTAWFSHTDRPGGDHSYTNDWPFQPGAGNDATAAAMTWSVIAMVLLVAGAGFGVWLYKSISLPEPSAKGISVPEPGDVKVFPSQRAALRFVPVAAGLFVAQVLLGGLLAHFYIERAGFFGIEEIFGVHILQLLPFAIAKTWHIDLGILWIAATWLGAGLFLPPLLTGHEPDRQSTYVNGLLAAIVVVVVGGLGGIWLGSKGYIDGSLWWILGNEGLEYLEVGKLWQFGILAGFLIWAVLSVRGLKPLLDREPSYGLAHMILYAGGSIALLFTAGFLFTPDTNIAVTEFWRWWVVHMWVEGAFEFFIVAIIGLTLVSMNLLKRRSAEKAVMLQALLVMSTGVIGVSHHYWWIGMPDIWVPIGSVFSTLELIPLVFILYEALGQYRAMTGAGESFPYRLPFMFIIASGVWNFVGAGVLGFFINLPLINYYEHGTYLTVGHAHAAMFGAFGFLALGMVTYMLQIAIEPDRWDGPWLRYAFWCWNVGLALMVFVSVLPVGFLQLEAIFTGSYAAGRSLAFYNQPLIQDLFWARLPGDTLMILGTVIYAADIVRKRFVLRKTAADPDIDDVAVAKGVLDDD; translated from the coding sequence ATGCAAGTACAACGTGCGACGATCGCGAAGATCATCGCGGTGGTCTTCGTGTTCAATCTGATCGTCATGGGCGGTGGTGCCTGGCTCGCGTACCAGTCGGCACCGCCGATTCCCGACGAAGTCGTCGGACCCGACGGCGACACGATCGTGACCGGACAGGAGATCAGAGACGGCAAGAAGGCGTTCCAGCGGGACGGGCTGATGAACCACGGCTCGATCCTGGGCAACGGTGCGTACTACGGACAGGACTACACTGCGGACACGCTGGACCTGAAAGTCCAGCACATGCGGGACTACTACGCCCAGGAGCGCCACGGCAGCGCGTACGACGCCCTCGAAAGCGACGAGCAGGCCGCCGTCGCCGACGTGGTCGAACGGGACCTCGACGGCGAGTACGGCGGCGGCCCGATCGAGTACTCCGCGGCGGAGGCCTACGCTCACGAGCAGGTCCGCCAGGAGTACGTCGAGCGCTACCACGAGGGCGACCACGAACGGGGCGTACCCGTCGACATGATCGACAGCGAGGAGGAAGCCCGCCAGTTCGCGGACTTCGCGCTGTGGACGGCGTGGTTCTCCCACACCGATCGTCCGGGCGGGGACCACTCCTACACGAACGACTGGCCCTTCCAGCCCGGTGCCGGTAACGACGCGACGGCGGCGGCGATGACCTGGAGTGTCATCGCGATGGTCCTGCTGGTCGCCGGGGCCGGCTTCGGCGTCTGGCTGTACAAGTCGATCTCGCTCCCCGAACCGTCCGCGAAGGGCATTTCCGTCCCCGAACCCGGCGACGTGAAGGTGTTCCCCAGCCAGCGGGCCGCCTTGCGCTTCGTGCCCGTCGCCGCCGGACTCTTCGTGGCACAGGTGTTGTTGGGCGGGTTACTGGCGCACTTCTACATCGAACGCGCCGGTTTCTTCGGCATCGAGGAGATCTTCGGCGTCCACATCCTCCAGCTCCTCCCCTTCGCCATCGCCAAGACCTGGCACATCGACCTGGGGATCCTCTGGATCGCCGCGACGTGGCTCGGGGCCGGACTGTTCCTCCCGCCGCTGCTGACGGGCCACGAGCCCGATCGCCAGTCGACGTACGTCAACGGGCTGTTGGCGGCGATCGTCGTGGTCGTCGTCGGCGGTCTCGGTGGGATCTGGCTCGGTTCCAAGGGGTACATCGACGGGAGCCTCTGGTGGATCCTCGGCAACGAGGGCCTGGAGTACCTCGAAGTCGGGAAGCTCTGGCAGTTCGGCATCCTCGCGGGGTTCCTCATCTGGGCCGTCCTCTCGGTGCGCGGTCTGAAGCCGCTGCTGGACAGAGAACCCAGCTACGGGCTCGCACACATGATCCTCTATGCCGGCGGCTCGATCGCCCTCCTCTTTACCGCGGGCTTCCTCTTTACCCCGGACACCAACATCGCCGTCACGGAGTTCTGGCGCTGGTGGGTCGTCCACATGTGGGTCGAAGGGGCCTTCGAGTTCTTCATCGTCGCCATCATCGGGCTGACGCTGGTGTCGATGAACCTCCTGAAGCGTCGCAGCGCCGAGAAGGCGGTCATGCTCCAGGCGCTGCTGGTGATGTCGACCGGCGTCATCGGCGTCTCGCATCACTACTGGTGGATCGGGATGCCCGACATCTGGGTGCCCATCGGGAGCGTCTTCTCGACGCTGGAACTGATCCCGCTGGTGTTTATCCTCTACGAGGCGCTGGGCCAGTACCGCGCCATGACCGGGGCCGGCGAGAGCTTCCCCTACCGGCTCCCGTTCATGTTCATCATCGCCAGCGGCGTCTGGAACTTCGTCGGTGCCGGGGTGCTTGGCTTCTTCATCAACCTCCCGTTGATCAACTACTACGAGCACGGCACCTACCTCACCGTGGGCCACGCCCACGCCGCGATGTTCGGGGCCTTCGGCTTCCTCGCGCTGGGCATGGTCACGTACATGCTCCAGATCGCCATCGAGCCCGACCGCTGGGACGGCCCCTGGCTGCGCTATGCCTTCTGGTGCTGGAACGTCGGGCTGGCGCTGATGGTGTTCGTCTCCGTGCTGCCGGTGGGCTTCCTCCAGTTGGAGGCGATCTTCACCGGGAGCTACGCGGCGGGTCGGAGCCTGGCGTTCTACAACCAGCCGCTGATTCAGGACCTCTTCTGGGCGCGTCTGCCCGGTGACACCCTGATGATCCTGGGGACGGTCATCTACGCGGCCGACATCGTCCGCAAGCGGTTCGTCCTCCGAAAGACCGCGGCGGACCCGGACATCGACGACGTCGCCGTCGCGAAAGGCGTCCTCGACGACGACTAA
- a CDS encoding DUF2171 domain-containing protein, which translates to MPRDFMAEDRGKNVLTADGDMIGTIENIEGSNAHVTPSSSLDQSVRTKLGWTTEGEDVYELSHSSVAQISDDEVHLERNP; encoded by the coding sequence ATGCCACGAGACTTCATGGCCGAAGACAGAGGAAAGAACGTACTGACAGCCGACGGCGATATGATCGGAACGATCGAGAACATCGAGGGGAGCAACGCACACGTCACGCCGTCGTCCTCGCTGGACCAGAGCGTCCGCACCAAACTGGGCTGGACGACAGAGGGCGAAGACGTGTACGAGCTCTCGCACTCGTCGGTCGCCCAGATATCGGACGACGAGGTACATCTCGAACGCAACCCCTGA
- a CDS encoding Htur_1727 family rSAM-partnered candidate RiPP codes for MPDDPLSVTVDEPREAVTREWELFVRESPEDALTHAGSVSAPSADIAREQARQLFEWTAGALWLCPADEVERVQTEAASPVAATEVDEA; via the coding sequence ATGCCAGACGATCCCCTCTCTGTCACCGTCGACGAACCGCGCGAGGCCGTCACCCGCGAGTGGGAGCTGTTCGTCCGCGAGTCGCCCGAGGACGCCCTGACGCACGCGGGCAGCGTCAGCGCACCGTCGGCCGACATCGCCCGCGAACAGGCTCGACAGCTGTTCGAGTGGACCGCCGGGGCGCTGTGGCTCTGTCCGGCCGACGAGGTCGAACGCGTCCAGACCGAGGCCGCGTCGCCGGTCGCCGCCACGGAGGTCGACGAGGCGTGA
- a CDS encoding TIGR04347 family pseudo-SAM/SPASM protein produces MISVSKLLCDLDAEGDGLRYDAAEESRKEQIRDRKQRRPVVVWNVTKQCNLYCDHCYAAADTEVADGELSTAEGKAMLDGLADYGVPVVLFSGGEPLVRDDLEELIAYADERGVRPVLSTNGTLITEERARSLRDAGLKYAGVSVDGLPERNDAFRGKEGAFDAAVRGIQNSLDAGLKTGLRYTITERNAPDLTGVVDLLSDKGLDRFCFYHLDYGGRGTDILDADLTPDQRRDAVETVCDMTRSYHERGEEIETLLVGNYADAAYIVEYARDHYGEAKARTVYEYLRTNGGDPTGERVADVDYQGNVHLTQFWQNYSLGNVRDRPFGAIWEDESNPLLSALRDRESRLTGKCADCAYKAVCRGGSRLRALTVEDDLFAPDPQCYLTDEEIQTPPPSRPDTGTAD; encoded by the coding sequence GTGATCTCCGTCAGCAAACTCCTCTGTGACCTCGACGCAGAGGGCGACGGCCTGCGCTACGACGCGGCCGAGGAGTCTCGCAAAGAACAGATCCGCGACCGCAAACAGCGCCGTCCGGTCGTCGTCTGGAACGTCACCAAGCAGTGCAACCTCTACTGTGACCACTGCTACGCCGCCGCCGACACCGAGGTCGCGGACGGCGAGCTGTCGACGGCCGAAGGGAAGGCGATGCTCGACGGACTGGCCGACTACGGCGTGCCGGTCGTCCTCTTCTCGGGCGGCGAACCCCTGGTCAGAGACGACCTCGAAGAGCTGATCGCCTACGCCGACGAGCGCGGCGTCCGCCCGGTCCTCTCGACCAACGGGACCCTCATCACCGAGGAGCGCGCCCGGTCGCTGCGCGACGCCGGGCTGAAGTACGCCGGGGTCTCCGTCGACGGGCTCCCCGAGCGCAACGACGCCTTCCGCGGGAAAGAGGGCGCGTTCGACGCCGCCGTCCGGGGGATCCAGAACTCCCTGGACGCCGGGCTGAAGACCGGCCTGCGGTACACGATCACCGAACGCAACGCGCCGGATCTCACGGGCGTCGTCGACTTGCTCAGCGACAAGGGGCTCGATCGGTTCTGCTTCTATCACCTCGACTACGGCGGTCGGGGGACGGATATCCTCGACGCCGACCTGACGCCCGACCAGCGCCGCGACGCCGTCGAGACGGTCTGTGACATGACCCGGTCGTACCACGAGCGCGGCGAGGAGATCGAGACGCTGCTGGTCGGCAACTACGCCGACGCCGCCTACATCGTCGAGTACGCGCGCGACCACTACGGCGAGGCGAAGGCCCGCACCGTCTACGAGTACCTCCGGACCAACGGCGGCGATCCAACGGGCGAACGGGTCGCCGACGTGGACTACCAGGGCAACGTCCACCTCACGCAGTTCTGGCAGAACTACTCGCTTGGCAACGTCCGTGACCGTCCCTTCGGCGCGATCTGGGAGGACGAGTCGAATCCCCTGCTCTCGGCGCTGCGGGACCGCGAGTCCCGCCTGACCGGGAAGTGCGCCGACTGCGCGTACAAGGCGGTCTGTCGCGGGGGCTCCCGCCTGCGCGCGCTGACCGTCGAGGACGACCTCTTCGCGCCCGACCCGCAGTGTTACCTCACCGACGAGGAGATCCAGACGCCACCGCCGTCGCGGCCCGACACGGGGACGGCGGACTGA
- a CDS encoding PHP domain-containing protein — MLTVELHSHSALSYDGRDPVELLLEQAEAVGLDALAVTDHDEIDASLEAARLAPEYGLIGIPGAEISSQAGHVLGLGIEELVPAGLSFSETLDRIHEQGGVAVVPHPFQESRSGVLDEISKDELTAADAIEVYNSRLLTGRSNRQAHQFASRRGLPMTAGSDAHISEMVGQAVTHVDTDERSVAAILDAIREGQTTVEGKRTPWHISFRQAAGGAKRRVKNRFSQLIE, encoded by the coding sequence GTGCTAACGGTCGAGCTCCACTCCCACTCTGCGCTGTCCTACGACGGCCGCGATCCGGTCGAGCTCCTGCTCGAACAGGCCGAGGCGGTCGGCCTGGACGCGCTGGCCGTCACCGACCACGACGAGATCGACGCGAGCCTCGAAGCCGCCCGGCTCGCGCCCGAGTACGGACTGATCGGCATTCCGGGGGCGGAGATCTCCAGCCAGGCCGGCCACGTCCTGGGGCTGGGCATCGAGGAGCTCGTCCCGGCCGGGCTCTCCTTTTCTGAGACGCTCGACCGCATCCACGAGCAGGGCGGGGTCGCCGTCGTCCCCCATCCCTTCCAGGAGTCTCGTAGCGGCGTCCTGGACGAGATCTCGAAAGACGAGCTGACGGCGGCCGACGCCATCGAGGTGTACAACTCCCGGCTGTTGACCGGGCGCTCGAACCGGCAGGCCCACCAGTTCGCCAGTCGCCGCGGGCTGCCGATGACCGCCGGCAGCGACGCCCACATCAGCGAGATGGTCGGGCAGGCGGTGACACACGTCGACACCGACGAGCGAAGCGTCGCGGCGATTCTCGACGCCATCCGGGAAGGACAGACGACGGTCGAGGGCAAGCGCACCCCCTGGCACATCAGCTTCCGCCAGGCCGCTGGCGGGGCCAAGCGCCGGGTGAAGAACCGCTTCTCGCAGCTGATCGAATGA
- a CDS encoding asparagine synthase-related protein, with protein sequence MRGADASLVRRAIRDRDPLPGTRGFAGRVSVEGRPTLVRDVLGRVPLFVERGAADPTADGAWAFDPTTLDDPVSVPAGHCLTADEDDARWTLPEGDRSDDDTAVAAVRRAIRTATDAVDAASTAVAFSGGVDSALLAARLDAPLYVAGFEGSHDIEAARSAAAALDRELTVVEFTHDDLVSAVPRIARATGRTNAMDVQIALPLFLTAGRVAADGYDRLVVGQGADELFGGYAKVANAPDDHRIEADTVRGAQREVIATLPEQLERDVLALEAAGVEPVAPLLDDRVVATALGLAGEQLVRGEDERKWALRRAASEWLPEEIARRDKKAVQYGTYAARELDRLARQDGFKRRMDDHVTRYVESLL encoded by the coding sequence ATCCGGGGTGCCGACGCGTCGCTCGTCCGGCGAGCGATCCGGGACCGCGATCCACTGCCGGGAACACGAGGGTTCGCCGGACGAGTGTCTGTCGAGGGCCGGCCCACGCTCGTCAGGGACGTGCTCGGCCGGGTCCCGCTGTTCGTCGAGCGCGGGGCCGCCGATCCGACCGCCGACGGCGCGTGGGCGTTCGATCCGACGACGCTCGACGACCCGGTGTCGGTGCCAGCGGGCCACTGTCTGACGGCCGACGAGGACGACGCTCGCTGGACGCTCCCCGAGGGCGACCGGAGCGACGACGACACCGCGGTCGCTGCCGTCCGACGGGCGATCCGGACCGCGACCGACGCCGTCGACGCGGCGTCGACCGCCGTCGCCTTCTCGGGCGGCGTCGACTCCGCGCTCCTGGCCGCGCGCCTCGACGCCCCGCTGTACGTCGCCGGCTTCGAGGGGAGCCACGACATCGAAGCCGCGCGCTCGGCCGCGGCGGCCCTCGACCGCGAGCTGACCGTCGTCGAGTTCACGCACGACGATCTGGTGAGCGCGGTCCCCCGGATCGCCCGCGCGACGGGGCGGACGAACGCCATGGACGTACAGATCGCGCTCCCCCTCTTTCTGACCGCTGGGCGCGTCGCCGCCGACGGCTACGACCGCCTCGTCGTCGGGCAGGGTGCCGACGAACTGTTCGGTGGCTACGCGAAGGTGGCAAACGCCCCCGACGATCACCGCATCGAGGCGGACACGGTCCGTGGCGCACAGCGAGAGGTGATCGCCACGCTGCCCGAGCAACTGGAACGGGACGTGTTGGCCCTCGAAGCGGCGGGCGTCGAACCGGTCGCACCGCTGCTCGACGATCGTGTCGTCGCGACGGCGCTCGGTCTCGCGGGCGAGCAGCTGGTCCGGGGCGAGGACGAGCGCAAGTGGGCGCTGCGACGGGCCGCCAGCGAGTGGCTCCCCGAGGAGATCGCGCGGCGAGACAAGAAGGCGGTCCAGTACGGCACGTACGCCGCCCGCGAACTCGACCGACTGGCTCGCCAGGACGGGTTCAAGCGCCGGATGGACGATCACGTCACCAGGTACGTCGAGTCGCTACTGTAA
- a CDS encoding DUF5658 family protein — translation MTRTHAVLWAVVLVATTLDILTTMVGLSRGLQEGNAVVEAAIGLLGLPGLWLVKFAAMVWLVAGWALLSDRNAAIFLGLFALVTVATVVANTATLLGVALQ, via the coding sequence ATGACGCGGACTCACGCCGTCCTCTGGGCGGTCGTCCTCGTCGCGACCACGCTCGACATCCTGACGACGATGGTGGGGCTGTCCCGTGGCTTGCAGGAGGGAAACGCGGTCGTCGAGGCCGCGATCGGACTGCTCGGACTGCCGGGCCTGTGGCTCGTGAAGTTCGCGGCGATGGTGTGGCTCGTCGCCGGCTGGGCGCTGCTCTCGGACCGGAACGCGGCGATCTTCCTCGGGCTCTTTGCCCTCGTCACGGTCGCGACGGTCGTCGCGAACACCGCGACGCTGCTGGGCGTCGCGTTACAGTAG
- a CDS encoding NUDIX hydrolase, protein METTRHFVATVYVVESGAVALHEHDKLDMWLPPGGHIDRDELPHEAALRETSEELGFDVALLAPEGDLESETARSIPQPQHFLLEDINVTDEGVGHQHVDFIFYGEAPHREIAPAPGEQPAGDWEWFTAAALRNRDDLPADVAEVGQRAIETVESEHNA, encoded by the coding sequence ATGGAGACTACGCGCCACTTCGTCGCGACCGTCTACGTCGTCGAGAGCGGTGCCGTCGCGCTGCACGAACACGACAAGCTCGACATGTGGCTCCCGCCCGGCGGCCACATCGACCGCGACGAACTCCCCCACGAGGCGGCGCTGCGTGAGACCAGCGAGGAACTGGGCTTCGACGTGGCCCTGCTCGCACCCGAGGGCGATCTGGAGAGCGAGACGGCCCGTTCGATCCCGCAGCCACAGCATTTCCTGCTCGAAGACATCAACGTCACCGACGAGGGCGTCGGCCACCAGCACGTCGACTTCATCTTCTACGGTGAGGCCCCCCATCGAGAGATCGCTCCAGCGCCCGGCGAACAGCCCGCCGGAGACTGGGAGTGGTTCACTGCGGCCGCGTTGCGAAACCGCGACGACCTGCCCGCCGACGTGGCCGAGGTCGGCCAGCGAGCGATCGAGACGGTCGAGAGCGAGCACAACGCCTAA
- a CDS encoding transcription initiation factor IIB family protein: protein MTDTTIRRFTDENEHTEETEDESEHVCPECGGDLVADSERGETVCEECGLVVEEDEIDPGPEWRAFDASEKDEKSRVGAPTTNMMHDKGLSTNIGWQDKDAYGNSLSSRQREKMQRLRTWNERFRTRDSKERNLKQALGEIDRMASALGLPENVRETASVIYRRALDEDLLPGRSIEGVATSSLYAAARQAGTPRSLDEISAVSRVEKDEIARTYRYVVRELGLEIQPADPESYVPRFASDLDLSDEVERRARQLLQNAKQQGVHSGKSPVGLAAAGVYAASLLTNEKVTQSQVSEVANISEVTIRNRYHELLEAEEEIQQV from the coding sequence ATGACCGATACCACCATCCGACGATTTACGGACGAGAACGAGCACACAGAGGAGACCGAAGACGAGTCAGAACACGTCTGTCCAGAGTGTGGGGGCGATCTGGTCGCCGACAGCGAACGCGGCGAGACCGTCTGTGAAGAGTGTGGACTGGTCGTCGAGGAAGACGAGATCGACCCCGGTCCCGAGTGGCGCGCGTTCGACGCCAGCGAGAAAGACGAGAAGTCCCGCGTCGGCGCACCGACGACCAACATGATGCACGACAAGGGGCTGTCGACCAACATCGGCTGGCAGGACAAGGACGCGTACGGCAACTCCCTGTCCTCGCGCCAGCGCGAGAAGATGCAGCGCCTGCGTACCTGGAACGAGCGGTTCCGCACCCGCGACTCCAAGGAGCGCAACCTCAAGCAGGCGCTGGGCGAGATCGACCGCATGGCCTCGGCGCTGGGCCTGCCCGAGAACGTCCGCGAGACCGCCAGCGTCATCTATCGCCGCGCGCTCGACGAGGACCTGCTGCCCGGCCGCTCCATCGAGGGCGTCGCCACCTCGTCGCTGTACGCCGCCGCCCGTCAGGCCGGCACGCCGCGCTCGCTCGACGAGATCAGCGCCGTCTCTCGCGTCGAGAAAGACGAGATCGCCCGGACCTACCGCTACGTCGTCCGCGAACTCGGCCTGGAGATCCAGCCGGCAGATCCCGAGAGCTACGTGCCGCGTTTCGCCTCCGATCTCGACCTCTCGGACGAGGTCGAGCGACGCGCCCGCCAGTTGCTCCAGAACGCCAAACAGCAGGGCGTCCACTCCGGCAAGTCCCCGGTCGGCCTCGCGGCGGCCGGCGTGTACGCCGCCTCGCTGCTGACCAACGAGAAGGTCACCCAGAGCCAGGTCAGCGAAGTCGCGAACATCTCCGAGGTGACGATCCGCAACCGCTACCACGAGCTGCTGGAAGCGGAAGAAGAGATCCAGCAGGTGTAG
- the gatC gene encoding Asp-tRNA(Asn)/Glu-tRNA(Gln) amidotransferase subunit GatC — translation MSESVVDPDEVRHVADLARVDLDDDEVERFTEQFADILSYFETLDEVPEVEREAELTNVMRPDESHEGLSQDEALENAPDSEAGHFKGPKVS, via the coding sequence ATGAGCGAATCCGTCGTCGATCCAGACGAGGTCCGTCACGTTGCGGATCTCGCCCGTGTCGACCTCGACGACGACGAGGTCGAACGGTTCACCGAACAGTTCGCGGATATCCTCTCTTACTTCGAGACGCTGGACGAGGTTCCCGAAGTCGAGCGGGAGGCCGAACTGACCAACGTCATGCGTCCGGACGAGAGCCACGAGGGGCTCAGCCAGGACGAGGCGCTCGAAAACGCGCCGGACAGCGAGGCCGGTCACTTCAAGGGGCCGAAGGTGTCGTAA